GAGGCTCCTTTGGACCCCGAGCCAAAGGGAGGCCCTGCGAGCCTGCTTTGAGCGGAACCGTACCCGGGCATCTCCACCAGGGAAGAGCTGGCCCAGGCCATCGGCATTCCGGAGCCCAGGGTCCAGATTTGGTTTCAGAACGAGAGATCGCGCCAGCTGAGGCAGCACCGGCGGGAGTCTCGGCCCTGGCCGGGCAAACGCGGCCTGCAAGAAGGCAGGCGAAAGCGGACCGCAGTCACCCGGTCCCAGACCGCCCTGCTCCTGCGAGCCTTCCAGCAGGATCGCTTTCCGGGCATCGCCACCCGGGAAGAACTGGCCAGAGAGACGGGCCTCCCGGAGTCCCGGATTCAGATTTCGTTTCAGAACCGGAGGGCCAAGTACCCAGGCCAGGGTGGCAGAGCAGCGGCGCACGCAGGCGGGCCGTGCAACGCGGCCCCTGGTGGGTGTCCCCCCGCTCCCTCGCCGGTCGCCTTCACCCACACCGGGCCGTGGGGAACGGGGCTTCCCGCACCCCACATGCCCTGCGCGCCCTGGACTCTCCCACAGGGGGCCTTCGTCAGCCAGGGAGAAGGGGCCGTCGCCCCTCTCCGGCCCAGCCAGGCTGCGCAGGCAGCAGGGTTCTCCCTTCCCCCGCTGGCAGGCGGGGATTGGGATTTTCCTTTCGCTGCCCTGGCTACCCCGGAAGGGGCGCTC
This genomic interval from Rhinopithecus roxellana isolate Shanxi Qingling chromosome 22, ASM756505v1, whole genome shotgun sequence contains the following:
- the LOC104663153 gene encoding LOW QUALITY PROTEIN: double homeobox protein 4C-like (The sequence of the model RefSeq protein was modified relative to this genomic sequence to represent the inferred CDS: inserted 1 base in 1 codon): MALPTPADGALPAEARGRGRRRRLLWTPSQREALRACFERXPYPGISTREELAQAIGIPEPRVQIWFQNERSRQLRQHRRESRPWPGKRGLQEGRRKRTAVTRSQTALLLRAFQQDRFPGIATREELARETGLPESRIQISFQNRRAKYPGQGGRAAAHAGGPCNAAPGGCPPAPSPVAFTHTGPWGTGLPAPHMPCAPWTLPQGAFVSQGEGAVAPLRPSQAAQAAGFSLPPLAGGDWDFPFAALATPEGALSHPRAPPGWPPRPSQCQEDQDPQHHSLPGPCSVRQPGPAPAEPQGPAVPAPPTSQGSAWGGWGQGPQVARAAWEPQVGAAPPQGPAPPEAAGPQERMQDIRASSPPLREPGRSSALLSSLLDELLETPEFLQQARSFPESEAPTELQDVGEPALLEPLLLSEEEYRALLEEL